The Tautonia marina genome has a window encoding:
- a CDS encoding LL-diaminopimelate aminotransferase, which produces MPETFVKSERLRQLPPYLFAEIDKKKKAAIAAGRDVINLGVGDPDKPTPEPIVRSLQQHVENPSFHQYALDQGSPELRRSIASFFSRRYGVNLDPETEILPTIGSKEALAHFPLAVINPGDVGLVPDPRYPVYRSAVQFAGGEPFIMPLEPGLGFRPDLDAVPADVWKRARLMFLNYPNNPTAGSADLPFFEKVVALAREHGFVVAQDAAYSEVYFDEPPPSILQVPGAKEVAVEFHSLSKTFNMTGWRVGFAVGGAPLVSALGQVKANSDSGIFTAVQMAAVTALDHYETITPPIRALYKERRDVLVSGLKNLGWNVPTPAATFYVWIPCPAGYDSTSTCSKLLEQADLVTTPGLGFGDAGNGFFRMALTVDSPRLEEAVARISKLSF; this is translated from the coding sequence CCGCCATCGCCGCCGGCCGCGATGTGATCAACCTGGGCGTCGGCGATCCGGACAAGCCAACTCCCGAACCGATCGTCCGCAGCCTCCAGCAACACGTCGAGAATCCGAGCTTTCACCAGTACGCGCTCGATCAAGGGTCTCCCGAACTGCGACGCTCGATCGCCTCGTTCTTCTCCCGCCGCTACGGTGTCAATCTCGACCCCGAAACCGAGATCCTGCCGACAATCGGCTCGAAGGAAGCTCTGGCCCACTTCCCCCTTGCGGTGATTAACCCTGGGGATGTAGGGCTAGTTCCTGACCCTCGCTACCCCGTGTACCGCTCCGCCGTCCAATTCGCCGGCGGTGAGCCGTTCATCATGCCGCTGGAGCCGGGCCTCGGCTTCCGCCCCGACCTCGACGCCGTGCCGGCCGACGTCTGGAAGCGAGCCCGGCTGATGTTCCTCAACTACCCGAACAACCCAACCGCCGGATCGGCCGATCTCCCCTTCTTCGAGAAGGTCGTCGCCCTCGCCCGCGAGCACGGGTTCGTCGTCGCCCAGGACGCTGCCTACTCCGAGGTCTACTTCGACGAACCCCCGCCGAGCATCCTTCAGGTTCCCGGCGCGAAAGAAGTGGCCGTCGAGTTCCACAGCCTCTCGAAAACCTTCAACATGACAGGCTGGCGAGTCGGATTCGCCGTCGGCGGTGCCCCGCTCGTCTCGGCCCTCGGACAGGTGAAAGCCAATAGCGACTCGGGCATCTTCACCGCCGTGCAGATGGCCGCCGTCACGGCGCTCGACCATTACGAAACGATCACGCCGCCGATCCGAGCCCTCTACAAGGAGCGGCGGGACGTGCTGGTCTCCGGCCTGAAAAACCTCGGCTGGAACGTGCCGACCCCGGCCGCGACCTTCTACGTCTGGATCCCCTGCCCCGCCGGGTACGACTCGACGAGCACCTGCTCCAAGTTGCTCGAACAAGCCGATCTCGTCACCACTCCGGGTCTGGGCTTCGGTGATGCCGGCAACGGCTTCTTCCGGATGGCGCTGACCGTCGACTCGCCTCGTCTCGAAGAAGCGGTCGCTCGCATCAGCAAACTTTCCTTCTGA
- the folK gene encoding 2-amino-4-hydroxy-6-hydroxymethyldihydropteridine diphosphokinase codes for MGTTLASIALGSNLGHRSEILDQAIAELAQSREVVIRGVSRYLETPPVGGPGGQGAFLNAAAALETTLDPFALHRLLIEVEHHAGRVREVRWDARTLDLDLILFGDQIIETPELIVPHPRFAVRRFVLSPLAEVGAEAVDPVTRRSVRELLANLDRRPSYVAIDRISAPGLGLDVALNLLDQLPGAEFIPEFSLHPNHQADSSPIQLLDGIAESTNALIAAADQMKRSSRDSWLVSSFDLEREVSALRKWLQSELAARIGFEDGPNGGFVDRLDSVLRMVRDAPTPTFVVSINDDRSVADLARNGRPLPLLRPEVGRPEEIASEIRAACEASRAGFGA; via the coding sequence ATGGGCACCACCCTGGCCTCGATCGCCCTCGGCAGCAACCTCGGCCATCGATCGGAGATCCTCGACCAAGCAATCGCCGAACTTGCTCAATCTCGTGAGGTCGTGATTCGGGGGGTCAGCCGGTATCTCGAGACACCCCCCGTCGGCGGCCCCGGCGGCCAGGGGGCCTTCCTTAACGCCGCCGCGGCGCTGGAAACCACGCTCGACCCGTTCGCCCTCCACCGTCTCTTGATCGAGGTCGAGCACCACGCGGGGAGGGTTCGCGAGGTCCGGTGGGATGCCCGCACTCTCGACCTGGATCTGATCCTCTTTGGTGATCAGATCATTGAAACTCCTGAACTGATCGTTCCGCATCCGCGGTTCGCCGTTCGACGATTCGTGCTCTCACCCCTGGCCGAGGTTGGAGCAGAGGCGGTCGATCCCGTCACCCGCCGATCGGTTCGTGAGTTGCTCGCCAATTTGGATCGACGGCCGAGTTACGTGGCAATCGATCGAATCTCTGCCCCTGGGCTGGGCCTTGACGTCGCGCTGAACCTGCTCGACCAGCTTCCGGGCGCCGAATTCATTCCGGAGTTCAGCCTTCATCCCAACCACCAGGCAGATAGCTCACCGATTCAGCTTCTTGATGGAATTGCTGAGTCGACCAATGCGTTGATCGCCGCAGCCGATCAAATGAAGCGTTCGTCGCGTGACTCCTGGCTCGTCTCATCGTTTGATCTCGAAAGGGAGGTCAGCGCGCTCCGGAAATGGCTTCAATCAGAACTCGCTGCCAGAATCGGGTTCGAGGATGGTCCGAATGGCGGGTTCGTCGATCGCCTGGATTCGGTCCTCAGGATGGTCCGTGACGCTCCCACTCCGACGTTTGTGGTCTCGATCAATGATGACCGTTCCGTAGCGGATCTGGCCAGGAACGGTCGGCCACTCCCCCTGCTACGCCCCGAGGTTGGACGCCCGGAGGAAATCGCCTCTGAGATCCGGGCCGCTTGTGAGGCATCTCGGGCCGGATTCGGCGCGTAA
- the smpB gene encoding SsrA-binding protein SmpB, whose product MAKKGGGKTKDAKADGIQVVARNRRARYEFDLLEKVEAGIVLKGTEVKSLRNGKASLEESYAALDRGEAWLYGVDIPEYVEANRMNHVPKRPRKLLLHRREIDRLKAKASEKGLTIVPLQLYFKNGIAKVEIAIARGRKLHDKREAIKSRETKRDINRALRERS is encoded by the coding sequence ATGGCGAAGAAGGGCGGCGGCAAGACAAAAGACGCCAAGGCAGACGGCATCCAGGTCGTCGCCCGGAACCGTCGCGCCCGGTATGAGTTCGACCTCCTGGAAAAGGTTGAGGCGGGGATTGTCTTGAAAGGAACGGAAGTCAAAAGCCTCCGCAACGGCAAGGCAAGCCTGGAGGAATCCTACGCCGCGCTCGATCGGGGCGAGGCATGGCTCTACGGCGTTGACATCCCCGAATACGTCGAAGCCAACCGCATGAACCATGTCCCCAAGCGTCCCCGGAAGCTTCTCCTTCACCGTCGGGAAATCGACCGCCTGAAGGCCAAGGCCAGCGAAAAAGGGCTGACCATCGTCCCGTTGCAACTCTATTTCAAGAACGGCATCGCCAAGGTTGAGATCGCCATTGCCCGCGGGCGCAAGCTGCACGACAAGCGCGAGGCGATCAAATCTCGGGAAACCAAGCGAGACATCAATCGCGCCCTTCGTGAGCGATCCTGA
- a CDS encoding DnaA/Hda family protein yields the protein MKKSPPPLDNLDRSAFDSPRSGPWDGYLVGPENELAQAAVRELARGVNDASPLVLIGPSGSGKTRLLEELIADRIARRPEASVSLITAEGFADACHWAADRETPADWAELRRTFRDVDLLAIDDLHGMARSPLALAELEPTLDALDAAGASVAVSVRNDPGRWAGWPRRLADRLRVGLIVRLELPGPATRRRYLLDRARQLGLTGTAEALDALAEAAEGYRLIDGWLARISLMARVERRPIDLELVHALIHDDRSATSAVSIAQIIPVVARSFGLRPRDLRSASRRATLVEARHLAILLSRELTGSSYAEIGKAFGGRDPKTIRHACLATTQRLSNDPALASVAEAIRSQWRSEVPGPSST from the coding sequence ATGAAAAAGTCGCCGCCCCCTCTCGACAACCTCGATCGCTCGGCATTCGATTCCCCTCGATCGGGGCCCTGGGACGGCTACCTGGTCGGCCCGGAAAACGAACTGGCTCAGGCCGCGGTTCGGGAACTTGCGCGAGGGGTGAACGACGCTTCGCCCTTGGTACTCATCGGCCCCTCGGGATCGGGAAAAACCCGATTGCTTGAGGAGTTGATTGCCGATCGCATCGCTCGAAGGCCTGAGGCCTCCGTCTCCCTCATCACGGCCGAGGGCTTTGCCGATGCGTGCCATTGGGCTGCGGATCGAGAGACTCCGGCAGACTGGGCCGAATTACGTCGGACCTTTCGGGATGTCGATTTGCTCGCGATCGACGATCTGCACGGAATGGCTCGTTCTCCGCTCGCACTGGCGGAACTCGAACCGACCCTCGATGCGCTCGATGCCGCCGGGGCCTCGGTTGCGGTCTCCGTTCGGAACGATCCGGGACGCTGGGCCGGATGGCCTCGCCGCCTGGCCGATCGGCTCCGAGTGGGCCTCATCGTGCGGCTGGAACTTCCCGGACCCGCGACCCGACGCCGCTATCTGCTCGATCGGGCACGCCAGCTCGGACTGACCGGAACCGCCGAGGCCCTCGATGCGCTGGCCGAGGCTGCAGAGGGTTACCGGCTGATCGACGGCTGGCTTGCCCGCATTTCACTGATGGCTCGCGTGGAACGTCGTCCCATCGATCTGGAACTCGTTCATGCCTTGATCCATGACGACCGTTCGGCGACCTCGGCCGTCTCGATCGCCCAGATCATTCCGGTCGTCGCCCGGTCCTTCGGGCTTCGACCGCGAGACCTTCGATCAGCCAGCCGACGAGCCACTCTGGTCGAGGCAAGGCACCTGGCGATTCTGCTTTCCCGAGAACTGACCGGGTCCAGTTATGCCGAGATCGGCAAGGCCTTTGGCGGTCGTGATCCCAAAACGATCCGCCATGCCTGCCTCGCCACCACGCAACGACTCTCGAACGATCCTGCACTCGCAAGTGTTGCCGAAGCAATCCGCAGTCAGTGGCGCTCTGAAGTCCCAGGTCCCAGTTCGACCTAA
- the glgB gene encoding 1,4-alpha-glucan branching protein GlgB: MSTTTHPNSPSVSTPTLHTSDIEQLIDARHWDPFGVLGPHVIDVNGRTHLAIRALLPDAARAWVVDLTGGEPGTPIAMNRLHPEGLFELVIPDRSSVIPYRLAIENGEGHRWQLVDPYRFGQVLSDFDIYLLGEGNHLRSYEKLGAHVREIDGIRGVHFAVWAPNAQRVSVVGNFNHWDGRRHPMRNLGPTGLWEMFIPDLQPGEVYKYEIKSRYNNYLVAKADPYGFYAERRPQTASIVWDVDHFRWNDAEWMGQRTQKQGLDAPISVYEVHLGSWKRRAEQNGEYLSYKELAEQLAQYVTEMGFTHVELLPINEHPFDGSWGYQPVGLYAPTSRFGSPDDFALFVDTMHRHGIGVIIDWVPAHFPRDLHGLGYFDGTHLYEHEDPRLGEHRDWGTKIYNFGRSEVRNYLLANALFWLDKYHIDGLRVDAVASMLYLDYSRNPGEWVPNAFGGNENLEAIDFLKKFNEAAHAQFPGVLTIAEESTAFPGVSRPTYVGGLGFSLKWNMGWMNDTLRYISKDPVYRKYEHGVLTFSLVYAFSENFMLPLSHDEVVHGKRSLLDKMPGDLWQKVANLRLLLSYQWTHPGKKLLFMGGEFGQWREWNESESLDWHLLQWADHQGLQRMVADLNRIYQSEGALHEIDFDWQGFDWLELHDWENSVLAFLRKGKQPSDELVVVCNFTPCLRENYRIGVPRGGGYREVFNSDSSLYGGSNAGNSGYLEAINEHHAGRPFFLNLTLPPLAVVILKPEQTG; the protein is encoded by the coding sequence ATGAGCACGACGACCCATCCGAACTCTCCCTCCGTTTCGACACCGACCTTGCACACGTCCGATATTGAGCAACTGATTGATGCCAGGCACTGGGATCCCTTCGGAGTGCTTGGCCCTCATGTCATCGACGTCAATGGGCGGACCCATCTGGCCATTCGAGCCTTGCTTCCCGATGCGGCCCGCGCCTGGGTAGTCGATTTGACCGGAGGAGAACCCGGCACTCCGATTGCCATGAATCGGTTGCACCCGGAAGGGCTCTTCGAGCTGGTCATTCCGGATCGATCCTCGGTAATCCCATATCGGCTGGCGATCGAAAACGGCGAGGGGCATCGCTGGCAACTGGTCGACCCGTATCGTTTCGGGCAGGTGCTCTCAGATTTCGATATTTATCTGCTCGGTGAAGGGAACCATTTGCGTTCCTACGAGAAGCTCGGAGCGCACGTTCGAGAAATCGATGGCATCCGAGGGGTTCACTTTGCCGTCTGGGCTCCCAATGCCCAGCGAGTCAGTGTGGTCGGAAACTTCAACCACTGGGACGGCCGTCGCCACCCGATGCGCAACCTCGGACCGACGGGGCTCTGGGAAATGTTTATCCCGGACCTCCAGCCCGGAGAGGTCTACAAGTACGAGATCAAGAGCCGATACAACAATTACCTTGTTGCAAAGGCTGACCCCTACGGTTTTTATGCCGAACGCCGACCCCAGACCGCCTCGATAGTCTGGGATGTCGACCACTTCCGCTGGAACGACGCCGAGTGGATGGGGCAGAGGACCCAGAAGCAAGGGCTCGATGCGCCCATCTCGGTCTACGAGGTTCACCTCGGCTCGTGGAAGCGCCGGGCTGAACAGAACGGCGAGTATCTCTCATATAAGGAGTTAGCGGAGCAACTCGCTCAATACGTCACCGAGATGGGGTTCACGCACGTCGAGCTACTGCCGATCAACGAACACCCGTTTGACGGGTCCTGGGGCTATCAACCGGTCGGACTGTACGCGCCCACCTCCCGGTTCGGCTCTCCCGATGACTTTGCCCTGTTCGTTGACACGATGCACCGCCACGGGATTGGCGTGATCATCGATTGGGTGCCAGCCCACTTCCCCAGAGACCTGCACGGCCTGGGCTATTTCGACGGCACGCACCTGTACGAGCACGAAGATCCGAGGCTGGGGGAGCACCGCGACTGGGGGACGAAGATCTACAATTTCGGACGCTCCGAGGTCCGGAATTACCTGCTCGCAAATGCCCTCTTCTGGCTGGATAAGTATCACATCGACGGCCTTCGAGTCGATGCGGTCGCGTCGATGCTCTATCTCGACTACAGCCGAAACCCCGGCGAGTGGGTTCCCAACGCGTTCGGTGGCAACGAGAACCTCGAAGCGATCGATTTCCTCAAGAAGTTCAACGAGGCGGCCCACGCTCAGTTTCCCGGGGTTCTGACCATCGCCGAGGAGTCGACCGCGTTTCCGGGAGTCTCCCGTCCGACGTACGTCGGCGGACTCGGGTTCAGCCTCAAGTGGAACATGGGCTGGATGAATGACACGCTTCGATATATTTCCAAAGACCCCGTCTATCGCAAGTACGAACATGGCGTGCTGACGTTTAGTCTCGTATATGCGTTCAGCGAGAATTTTATGCTTCCGCTTTCGCACGACGAGGTTGTGCACGGGAAGCGATCGTTGCTCGACAAGATGCCCGGTGATCTGTGGCAAAAGGTGGCCAACCTCCGGCTCTTGCTCTCCTATCAGTGGACGCATCCTGGCAAGAAACTCCTCTTTATGGGAGGAGAGTTTGGCCAGTGGCGCGAGTGGAACGAGTCGGAAAGTCTCGACTGGCACCTGCTCCAGTGGGCCGACCATCAAGGACTCCAGCGGATGGTCGCTGACCTGAACCGCATTTATCAGTCCGAGGGAGCCCTGCACGAAATTGACTTTGATTGGCAAGGGTTTGACTGGCTGGAATTGCACGACTGGGAAAACAGCGTTCTGGCCTTCCTTCGGAAAGGGAAACAGCCCAGCGACGAACTGGTTGTTGTGTGCAACTTCACCCCTTGTCTGCGGGAGAACTACCGGATTGGCGTTCCGCGCGGTGGTGGCTATCGCGAGGTCTTTAACTCGGATTCGTCCCTCTACGGGGGTTCGAACGCCGGCAATAGCGGGTATCTCGAAGCCATCAATGAACACCACGCCGGCCGCCCGTTCTTCCTGAACCTGACCCTGCCTCCGCTGGCCGTGGTCATTCTCAAGCCCGAGCAGACGGGCTGA
- a CDS encoding ATP-binding response regulator has product MSDVLIVDDSPTDRAYFRTLLRRADFRVYEVETGSQALAAAQTIRPHAVILDINLPDIDGHRVCRALRADPMISGIPVLMLTVRDHEADVLAGLEAGADDYVAKDAAPEVILARVRRLCRYRQMANTSLLNEQMAQIGRLLAGIVHEIRGPLGVIRGNAELMRMQLQADDPAIRFADPIIRSVQLLQVRLEHLMATVRGGPPVLRPLELEPLLREAIDYFRKGSDPKQGHVELLVEPAPEGMPTVRADAGRLLQVLLNLMTNAREAILSNASEGTIRLRLVPRSEADRPGICIEVLDSGPGIPEDVMPRIFEPFFTTKDTGTGYGLYLSAEILREHGGRLSVENSPEGGACFLLWLPDSTAGATSPPAQNRSAELS; this is encoded by the coding sequence ATGAGCGACGTACTGATCGTCGACGACAGCCCGACGGACCGAGCGTATTTCCGGACCCTTCTGCGGCGGGCCGACTTTCGCGTCTATGAAGTCGAAACGGGCAGTCAGGCCCTCGCCGCGGCACAAACGATCCGGCCCCATGCGGTGATCCTCGACATCAACCTGCCGGATATTGACGGGCATCGCGTCTGCCGGGCACTCCGGGCCGACCCGATGATCAGCGGCATCCCGGTCTTGATGCTCACAGTTCGAGATCACGAGGCTGATGTCCTTGCCGGACTTGAAGCAGGGGCTGACGACTACGTCGCCAAGGATGCCGCTCCTGAGGTGATTCTGGCCCGGGTGCGCCGCCTCTGCCGTTACCGGCAGATGGCCAATACCTCCCTGCTCAACGAGCAAATGGCCCAGATCGGGCGGCTTCTGGCTGGAATCGTACATGAGATTCGGGGGCCGCTTGGCGTGATTCGAGGCAACGCCGAACTCATGCGGATGCAATTGCAGGCAGACGACCCGGCCATTCGATTCGCCGACCCGATCATCCGAAGCGTTCAGCTCCTGCAAGTTCGTCTCGAACATCTGATGGCGACCGTTCGGGGCGGTCCTCCCGTGCTGCGCCCCCTGGAACTCGAACCCTTGCTCCGCGAGGCGATCGACTATTTTCGCAAAGGCTCCGACCCGAAACAGGGACATGTCGAACTCCTTGTGGAACCGGCGCCGGAGGGCATGCCGACCGTTCGAGCCGACGCCGGCCGCCTGCTTCAGGTCTTGCTCAATTTGATGACCAACGCTCGGGAAGCGATTCTCTCGAACGCCTCGGAAGGCACGATCCGACTTCGCCTCGTTCCACGATCCGAGGCCGATCGTCCGGGAATTTGTATCGAGGTCCTCGACAGTGGGCCGGGAATTCCCGAAGACGTGATGCCCCGCATCTTCGAGCCCTTCTTTACGACCAAGGACACCGGCACCGGTTATGGGCTTTACCTCTCCGCCGAGATTCTTCGGGAGCACGGCGGACGGCTCTCCGTCGAGAACTCCCCCGAAGGAGGTGCCTGTTTCTTGCTCTGGCTGCCCGATTCGACCGCAGGAGCCACGTCGCCCCCTGCACAGAACCGCTCGGCGGAATTGTCCTAG